The following proteins are encoded in a genomic region of Acidimicrobiales bacterium:
- a CDS encoding TetR/AcrR family transcriptional regulator, with product MTATTVADQRGHILATALGLMSERGAPDTSMRHLADACGLNVATLYHYFPSKAALVHAVIEDRRYLDRLAEDVPPVDLTLPPRERLEAVLQWLWRATLDEEALVRLILGESLRAEPAAQVVVRQLLAAMDAGFEAWLADLLPELEGDKAAMARILRGQLIAWLIEGVLVAAPDREASFDRHASELAAVLAPE from the coding sequence GTGACCGCCACCACGGTCGCGGACCAGCGGGGCCACATCCTCGCCACCGCGCTCGGCCTGATGAGCGAACGGGGCGCACCCGACACCTCGATGCGCCACCTCGCCGACGCCTGCGGCCTGAACGTCGCCACCCTCTACCATTACTTCCCGTCCAAGGCCGCGCTGGTCCACGCGGTGATCGAGGACCGGCGCTACCTCGACCGCCTGGCCGAGGACGTGCCACCGGTCGATCTCACCCTCCCACCGCGGGAACGCCTCGAGGCGGTGCTCCAGTGGCTGTGGCGCGCCACCCTCGACGAGGAGGCGCTCGTCCGACTGATCCTCGGCGAGAGCCTGCGCGCCGAGCCGGCCGCCCAGGTCGTCGTCCGCCAGCTGCTCGCAGCCATGGACGCCGGCTTCGAGGCCTGGCTCGCCGACCTGCTGCCCGAGCTCGAGGGTGACAAGGCGGCGATGGCCCGCATCCTGCGGGGCCAGCTCATCGCGTGGCTCATCGAAGGGGTCCTGGTCGCGGCGCCCGACCGGGAGGCGTCGTTCGACCGCCACGCGTCCGAGCTCGCCGCCGTCCTCGCCCCTGAGTAG
- a CDS encoding cytochrome P450, producing the protein MTAVDTPLIDVNDPRFYDDPWDAYRWMRDHSRVHWDAKNELWVVSRHEDVSIVSRNNARYSAAGGVRPAVAAPMSIISMDDPEHTQQRRIVSKGFTPKKVADLADHIREVSREIVGEIAGRGEVDFVPEFAIHVPLIVIAEMMGLDPEVRERLYAWSDAMMDGDGHTDPDAPQLHAAAEAFGEYTTMCQELINERRQVPKDDLISTLTATFDAGELLKLDPSAATAKIEQEQLTLDDYELLMFLVLLIVAGNETTRNALSGGLIAFSRFPGERDRLIADPSLMETAVDEIVRYVSPVLSFCRTATEDHELHGETILEGQKVLMLYQSANRDERVFDDPDTFRIDRSPNPHLGFGIGTHYCMGANLAKAEIRVVFEELFSRLPDIRVPDGVTPERGDSALVLAINSLPAIFTPA; encoded by the coding sequence ATGACCGCTGTGGACACGCCGCTCATCGACGTCAACGACCCGCGCTTCTACGACGACCCGTGGGACGCCTACCGGTGGATGCGCGACCACAGCCGGGTGCACTGGGACGCCAAGAACGAGCTGTGGGTGGTGAGCCGCCACGAGGACGTGTCGATCGTGTCGCGCAACAACGCCCGCTACTCCGCCGCCGGCGGCGTGCGCCCGGCGGTCGCCGCGCCGATGTCGATCATCTCGATGGACGACCCCGAGCACACCCAGCAGCGCCGCATCGTCTCCAAGGGCTTCACCCCGAAGAAGGTCGCCGACCTGGCCGACCACATCCGCGAGGTGAGCCGCGAGATCGTCGGTGAGATCGCCGGCCGTGGCGAGGTGGACTTCGTCCCCGAGTTCGCCATCCACGTGCCCCTCATCGTGATCGCCGAGATGATGGGCCTCGACCCCGAGGTCCGGGAGCGCCTGTACGCCTGGTCCGACGCCATGATGGACGGCGACGGCCACACCGACCCCGACGCCCCGCAGCTGCACGCCGCCGCGGAGGCCTTCGGGGAGTACACCACCATGTGCCAGGAGCTCATCAACGAGCGCCGCCAAGTGCCCAAGGACGACCTCATCAGCACCCTCACGGCCACCTTCGACGCCGGCGAGCTGTTGAAGCTCGATCCCTCGGCCGCCACCGCGAAGATCGAGCAGGAGCAGCTGACGCTCGACGACTACGAGCTGCTCATGTTCCTCGTGCTGTTGATCGTGGCCGGCAACGAGACCACCCGCAACGCCCTGTCCGGCGGCCTCATCGCCTTCAGCCGGTTCCCCGGCGAGCGCGACCGCCTCATCGCCGACCCGTCGCTGATGGAGACCGCGGTGGACGAGATCGTCCGCTACGTGAGCCCGGTGCTCAGCTTCTGCCGCACGGCCACCGAGGACCACGAGCTCCACGGCGAGACCATCCTCGAAGGCCAGAAGGTGCTCATGCTGTACCAGTCGGCCAACCGCGACGAGCGGGTCTTCGACGATCCCGACACCTTCCGGATCGACCGGAGCCCCAACCCGCACCTCGGCTTCGGCATCGGCACGCACTACTGCATGGGGGCCAACCTCGCGAAGGCCGAGATCCGGGTGGTGTTCGAGGAGCTGTTCTCCCGCCTCCCCGACATCCGCGTGCCCGACGGCGTCACCCCCGAGCGTGGTGACTCCGCGCTCGTCCTCGCCATCAACAGCCTCCCCGCCATCTTCACCCCGGCGTGA
- a CDS encoding glutaminyl-peptide cyclotransferase — protein MAGLPEIEGYTDLERLARGGFGTVYRAWQVRFGRVVALKVLDVEALDEDARRRFERECLAMGSLSWHPNVVALHDSGITADGRPYLVMEYLEAGSLGDRLDQGPLAWPHAVRAGVEVSGALGAAHAAGTLHRDLKPENLLVGPFGETKLGDFGIAAVEGSARTVGGAVSLTIAHVAPEVLGGHEPGEQSDVYALASTLHTLLAAEPPFDPTGSVGDVLARIVHLDAPRLTNVPGELADVVQQGLAKDPAARPAGAAAFGRALQSVQATHRHPVTALRLTPGSDEPLVPPPAPPPEAPAPPPPPPAPPGAPPRTVPPVGAPPPSPSTTSPLVKALIIGAAAVFGLALVVVVAAVGIVVLTRDDGSGGTTSTTATDTTTATGTATDPPVVVATVGVGAGPEQVAMTDDAVWVVDSEDATVSRIDPATDDVVATIPVGASPFGIAATEDAVWVANSEGSSVSRIDPATEEVVATVDLRSFPAGIAADEDEVWVAGFDDGTVSRIDPATDRVAGIVEVGSPLNGIALTEDAVWVTSPGAGTVTRIDRSSRRVAATIDLGVDVQPNGIGATDGAVWVGGFANDSVTRIDPATDEVLATVEVGNQVNGVAATDTFVWAVNQADGTISQIDIATDRVLATIEVGATPNGVAATDEAVWTTNFTPGTATRLDPTPD, from the coding sequence GTGGCCGGACTGCCGGAGATCGAGGGCTACACGGACCTGGAGCGGCTCGCCCGTGGCGGGTTCGGCACGGTGTACCGCGCCTGGCAGGTGCGCTTCGGGCGCGTCGTCGCCCTCAAGGTGCTCGACGTGGAAGCCCTCGACGAGGACGCCCGCCGCCGCTTCGAGCGCGAGTGCCTCGCCATGGGCAGCCTGTCGTGGCACCCGAACGTGGTGGCCCTGCACGACTCCGGCATCACCGCGGACGGCCGGCCCTACCTGGTGATGGAGTACCTCGAGGCGGGGTCGCTCGGTGATCGGCTCGACCAGGGGCCGCTGGCGTGGCCGCACGCCGTGCGCGCCGGGGTGGAGGTGTCGGGGGCGCTCGGTGCCGCGCACGCCGCGGGCACGCTGCACCGCGACCTCAAGCCCGAGAACCTGCTCGTCGGCCCCTTCGGCGAGACCAAGCTCGGTGACTTCGGCATCGCCGCCGTCGAGGGCTCCGCCCGCACCGTGGGCGGCGCCGTGTCGCTGACCATCGCCCACGTGGCCCCCGAGGTGCTCGGCGGCCACGAGCCGGGCGAGCAGTCCGACGTCTACGCCCTCGCGTCGACCCTCCACACCCTGCTCGCGGCCGAGCCTCCGTTCGACCCCACCGGCTCGGTCGGCGACGTGCTCGCCCGCATCGTGCACCTCGACGCGCCCCGCCTCACCAACGTGCCCGGCGAGCTCGCCGACGTCGTCCAGCAGGGGCTGGCCAAGGACCCGGCGGCCAGGCCGGCCGGCGCGGCCGCGTTCGGCCGGGCGCTCCAGTCCGTGCAGGCCACCCATCGCCACCCGGTCACCGCCCTGCGTCTCACGCCGGGTTCCGACGAGCCCCTCGTCCCCCCGCCGGCGCCACCCCCCGAGGCGCCGGCCCCGCCTCCGCCACCACCCGCTCCTCCCGGCGCCCCGCCCCGCACGGTCCCTCCCGTCGGTGCCCCGCCGCCGAGCCCGTCCACCACCTCGCCGCTGGTCAAGGCGCTCATCATCGGCGCCGCCGCGGTCTTCGGGCTCGCCCTGGTGGTGGTGGTCGCCGCGGTCGGCATCGTCGTGCTGACCCGTGACGACGGCTCGGGAGGCACCACCTCCACCACCGCGACCGACACCACCACGGCGACCGGGACGGCCACCGACCCGCCGGTGGTGGTGGCCACCGTCGGGGTCGGTGCCGGCCCCGAGCAGGTGGCCATGACCGACGACGCGGTGTGGGTGGTCGACAGCGAGGACGCCACCGTCAGCCGCATCGACCCGGCCACCGACGACGTCGTCGCCACCATCCCCGTCGGCGCCAGCCCCTTCGGCATCGCCGCGACCGAGGACGCGGTGTGGGTCGCCAACAGCGAGGGCAGCAGCGTGAGCCGCATCGACCCCGCCACCGAGGAGGTGGTCGCCACGGTCGACCTGCGGTCGTTCCCCGCCGGCATCGCCGCCGACGAGGACGAGGTGTGGGTGGCCGGCTTCGACGACGGAACCGTGTCGCGGATCGACCCGGCCACCGACCGAGTCGCCGGCATCGTCGAGGTGGGGTCCCCCCTCAACGGCATCGCGCTCACGGAGGACGCGGTATGGGTGACCAGCCCCGGGGCAGGCACGGTCACCCGCATCGACCGGTCCAGCCGCAGGGTGGCGGCGACCATCGATCTCGGCGTCGACGTGCAGCCCAACGGCATCGGTGCCACCGACGGCGCGGTGTGGGTGGGCGGCTTCGCCAACGACTCCGTCACCCGCATCGACCCCGCGACCGACGAGGTGCTGGCCACGGTCGAGGTCGGCAACCAGGTGAACGGCGTGGCCGCCACGGACACCTTCGTCTGGGCGGTCAACCAGGCCGACGGCACCATCAGCCAGATCGACATCGCCACCGATCGGGTGCTCGCCACCATCGAGGTCGGGGCCACCCCGAACGGCGTGGCCGCCACCGACGAGGCGGTCTGGACCACGAACTTCACCCCGGGCACCGCCACCCGGCTCGACCCCACCCCGGACTGA
- a CDS encoding S-layer homology domain-containing protein → MRAGWKTSTTLVLAVALAAGAVAGPAGAQGAPDASAPPEAAVAESDPPAPDGPPLELTAPEGWLPRPLPTPQVPSVAFVGDSIGRDAGYYVRRQVQRTHPVAYYHSVAAGYIGYHLPRLRPVVEAPGGPDILLVELGTGDAFWDHSPAKFERDVRRFLDTVLNLAPDGTPLAPPDVTCVRWFDQKPTANIAYPYVNEHRTAFNRILGRVLAEHRYASRNVALVPYAAWYWLSGDRGFFLADRLHHTEAGRRELGLLAGQAAEGCDPSFTSGPFWDVPDRSRSAEAVAWAGTNGIADPYRNGTYRAQLGSFGVPLDRSQFAQMLWRLAGSPTDRPRSTWSDVPTGLRRPVGWVQAEGIMRGYPDGTFRGGDLVTREALAVYLWRAMQRPTEGVVPRSWPDVAPAYAAAVDWAVTNGILAPYGNGSFGSGVPVMRALAARTLHALALYIASLLAEATAPTTTTTTTPVPGAVGPAPGAAPPTTVPPSTPAPPTTAVPPTTLPPATTVPSSTPPAPPPVG, encoded by the coding sequence ATGCGCGCCGGGTGGAAGACGTCGACGACCCTCGTGCTGGCGGTCGCGCTCGCCGCCGGCGCCGTCGCCGGTCCGGCCGGCGCGCAGGGCGCGCCCGACGCCTCCGCCCCGCCCGAGGCGGCGGTGGCCGAGTCGGACCCGCCGGCGCCCGACGGTCCGCCCCTCGAGCTCACCGCGCCCGAAGGATGGCTGCCCCGCCCGCTGCCGACCCCCCAGGTGCCCAGCGTGGCCTTCGTGGGCGACTCGATCGGCCGCGACGCCGGGTACTACGTGCGCCGCCAGGTCCAGCGCACCCACCCGGTCGCCTACTACCACTCGGTGGCGGCCGGCTACATCGGGTACCACCTGCCCCGGCTGCGCCCGGTGGTCGAGGCCCCCGGTGGGCCCGACATCCTCCTCGTGGAATTGGGCACGGGCGACGCCTTCTGGGACCACAGCCCGGCCAAGTTCGAAAGGGACGTGCGTCGGTTCCTCGACACCGTGCTCAACCTCGCGCCCGACGGCACGCCCCTCGCTCCGCCCGACGTCACGTGCGTGCGCTGGTTCGACCAGAAGCCGACGGCCAACATCGCGTACCCCTACGTGAACGAGCACCGGACGGCGTTCAACCGGATCCTCGGTCGGGTGCTGGCCGAGCACCGCTACGCGAGCCGCAACGTCGCGCTGGTGCCCTACGCAGCCTGGTACTGGCTGTCGGGCGACCGCGGGTTCTTCCTGGCCGACCGCCTCCACCACACCGAGGCGGGCCGGCGGGAGCTGGGCCTGCTCGCCGGTCAGGCGGCCGAGGGTTGCGACCCCTCCTTCACGTCGGGGCCGTTCTGGGACGTGCCCGACCGATCGCGGTCGGCCGAGGCCGTCGCGTGGGCCGGCACCAACGGCATCGCCGATCCCTACCGCAACGGCACCTACCGGGCGCAGCTGGGCAGCTTCGGGGTGCCGCTCGACCGGAGCCAGTTCGCCCAGATGCTGTGGCGGCTCGCGGGGTCGCCCACCGACCGGCCCCGGTCGACCTGGAGCGACGTGCCCACCGGCCTGCGCCGGCCCGTGGGCTGGGTGCAGGCCGAGGGCATCATGCGGGGCTACCCCGACGGGACCTTCCGCGGCGGCGACCTCGTCACCCGCGAGGCGTTGGCCGTGTACCTGTGGCGGGCCATGCAGCGCCCGACGGAGGGGGTCGTCCCCCGCTCGTGGCCCGACGTGGCGCCGGCGTACGCCGCCGCGGTCGACTGGGCCGTGACCAACGGGATCCTCGCTCCGTACGGGAACGGCAGTTTCGGTTCGGGCGTCCCGGTGATGCGGGCGCTGGCGGCCCGGACGCTGCACGCGCTGGCCCTGTACATCGCCTCCCTGCTCGCCGAGGCGACCGCACCCACCACCACCACTACCACGACCCCGGTGCCCGGCGCAGTGGGCCCGGCCCCGGGCGCCGCTCCGCCCACCACCGTGCCCCCGTCCACTCCGGCGCCGCCCACGACCGCGGTGCCTCCCACGACGCTGCCGCCCGCCACCACGGTGCCGTCGTCCACGCCCCCGGCGCCGCCCCCTGTCGGCTGA
- a CDS encoding acyltransferase yields the protein MTDPSYRPEIDGLRALAVLAVVAYHADLPGFSGGFAGVDVFFVLSGFLITGLLAREVEGRGRLSVSGFYGRRFRRLLPVAALVTVATVAVGWFVVSPLRHRDLAADALATSSYTINLRLAAQQLDYLRAHLAPSPFQQFWSLAVEEQFYLFWPLVLWLVFRGARPRRRAALAVAGLAGASFLLAQRWVVTAPSWAFFSLPTRAWQLCAGALVALAWRPLSARLSHRVRAAAAVAGLVAIAATVVRAGGSTPWPGAWAVVPTLATVLVLLAPPAADGGVSALLAARPLRAVGVRSYSWYLWHWPAMVFVAIALDREVGGPPAVAAAGVAFVLAAATYRWVEQPVRRDPRLVAAPRLSLALGLGVTGVLIAVFVGLVAAQGEIVGPGQAAADVARRSVDAQALDRAALVDEVPANLTPGLAGADQDFPPVYEDGCHLTALETTPRRCRYGDPEGDRTVVVLGDSHAAQWVPALDALGRREGVTVVPLTKAGCPAAAVTVHDGALGRAFRECDEWRAAALDLAADLAPDLVLVTNTSRYAVDAQGRAPAADEWRDGFSATLDTLAAAAPTVVLGDTPYPEGWVPDCLAEHLDRATDCVRARADLDDGGFGAVARSAADDAGAVYAPTTDLACGATWCPVIVGNQLVYRDDSHLTTGYVRRLADPLAAVLAAAVPDGSPFGS from the coding sequence GTGACCGACCCCTCGTACCGTCCCGAGATCGACGGGCTGCGTGCGCTCGCGGTCCTCGCGGTCGTGGCGTACCACGCCGACCTGCCCGGCTTCTCGGGCGGCTTCGCCGGGGTCGACGTGTTCTTCGTCCTCTCCGGCTTCCTCATCACCGGGTTGCTGGCCCGCGAGGTGGAGGGCCGCGGCCGACTGTCGGTCAGCGGCTTCTACGGGCGCCGGTTCCGTCGGCTCCTGCCGGTGGCGGCGCTGGTCACCGTGGCCACGGTCGCGGTCGGGTGGTTCGTGGTGTCGCCCCTCCGGCACCGCGACCTCGCCGCTGATGCCCTCGCCACGTCTTCGTACACCATCAACCTGCGCCTCGCCGCCCAGCAGCTCGACTACCTGCGGGCCCACCTGGCGCCATCGCCCTTCCAGCAGTTCTGGTCGCTGGCCGTCGAGGAGCAGTTCTACCTCTTCTGGCCGCTCGTGCTGTGGCTGGTCTTCCGGGGCGCTCGACCCAGGCGCCGGGCCGCGCTGGCGGTCGCCGGCCTCGCGGGTGCGTCGTTCCTGCTGGCCCAGCGCTGGGTCGTCACCGCCCCCTCCTGGGCGTTCTTCTCGCTCCCCACCCGGGCCTGGCAGCTCTGCGCCGGCGCGTTGGTGGCGCTGGCCTGGCGCCCGCTCAGCGCCCGCCTGTCGCACCGGGTGCGCGCCGCGGCGGCGGTCGCCGGGCTCGTGGCCATCGCCGCCACGGTGGTTCGCGCCGGCGGGTCGACGCCGTGGCCCGGCGCGTGGGCCGTCGTGCCGACGCTCGCCACCGTCCTCGTGCTGCTGGCACCCCCGGCGGCCGACGGCGGCGTCAGCGCCCTGCTCGCGGCTCGCCCGCTGCGGGCCGTGGGCGTGCGGTCCTACTCCTGGTACCTCTGGCACTGGCCGGCGATGGTGTTCGTCGCCATCGCCCTCGATCGGGAGGTCGGGGGGCCGCCGGCGGTCGCGGCGGCGGGGGTGGCCTTCGTGCTGGCGGCGGCCACCTACCGCTGGGTGGAGCAACCGGTCCGGCGAGACCCTCGACTCGTGGCCGCGCCCCGTCTGAGCCTGGCCCTCGGGCTGGGCGTGACCGGCGTGCTGATCGCGGTGTTCGTCGGCCTGGTGGCGGCGCAGGGCGAGATCGTCGGGCCGGGGCAGGCCGCCGCCGACGTCGCTCGGCGGTCGGTCGATGCCCAGGCCCTCGACCGCGCCGCGCTCGTGGACGAGGTGCCCGCCAACCTGACTCCCGGGCTCGCCGGCGCCGACCAGGACTTCCCGCCCGTGTACGAGGACGGCTGCCACCTCACCGCTCTGGAGACCACGCCCCGGCGCTGCCGGTACGGGGACCCCGAGGGCGATCGCACGGTCGTGGTGCTGGGCGACTCGCACGCCGCGCAGTGGGTGCCGGCGCTCGACGCCCTCGGTCGGCGCGAGGGGGTGACGGTGGTGCCCCTCACCAAGGCGGGTTGCCCGGCGGCGGCCGTCACCGTCCACGACGGCGCGCTCGGTCGCGCCTTCCGCGAGTGCGACGAGTGGCGGGCCGCAGCTCTCGACCTCGCGGCCGACCTCGCCCCCGACCTCGTGCTGGTGACCAACACCTCGCGCTACGCGGTCGACGCCCAGGGGCGAGCGCCGGCCGCCGACGAGTGGCGTGACGGTTTCTCGGCGACCCTGGACACGCTCGCGGCCGCGGCACCGACGGTGGTGCTGGGCGACACGCCGTACCCCGAGGGCTGGGTGCCGGACTGCCTCGCCGAGCACCTCGACCGCGCCACCGACTGCGTCCGCGCCCGAGCGGACCTCGACGACGGCGGCTTCGGCGCCGTGGCCCGATCGGCGGCCGACGATGCCGGCGCCGTCTACGCGCCGACCACCGATCTCGCCTGTGGCGCCACGTGGTGCCCGGTGATCGTCGGCAACCAGCTCGTGTACCGCGACGACAGCCACCTCACCACCGGGTACGTCCGCCGCCTGGCCGACCCGCTCGCGGCCGTGCTGGCCGCGGCAGTGCCCGACGGGAGCCCATTCGGCTCGTGA
- a CDS encoding AMP-binding protein, whose product MTRGTAVVTAAESERDQHHTAAALAASGLAPGDRVALAADGSPAYVAVALGALRTGIIPVLINTHLLPAEQDALLADARPSLVLRDGELDALVADGASHPEVAMAPAPLGRPMIYTSGTTGQPKGVWSGVLDDQDAAALLAEERDQWGFRADDVHLVASPLHHSAPLRFAAGTLLAGGTVVLPGHFTAEGFRAAVTAHRPTSAFLVPAHLQRLFAPDAPPLPDLSSFRLVAHAGAPCPTRLKERALEAFPEGSLWEFYGSTEAQFTVCSSDDWRSHPGTVGRARAGRRLSVDDDGTIWCDSPRHARFVYWNDPAKTAAAWRGDACTVGDLGRLDDEGYLYLEGRRSDLVITGGVNVYPLEVERALLEHPQVHEAAVFGVPDERWGQRVCAAVVGELSPAEVDAWLGERVAPFKRPKTVVVVDALPRNSMGKVRRNRLGAELGLE is encoded by the coding sequence GTGACCCGTGGGACCGCCGTCGTGACGGCCGCCGAGAGCGAGCGCGACCAGCACCACACCGCGGCGGCGCTCGCCGCCAGTGGCCTCGCGCCGGGCGACCGCGTCGCCCTCGCCGCCGACGGCAGCCCCGCCTACGTGGCCGTCGCGCTCGGGGCCCTGCGCACCGGCATCATCCCCGTGCTGATCAACACCCACCTGCTCCCGGCCGAGCAGGACGCGTTGCTGGCCGACGCCCGACCCTCGCTCGTCCTACGAGACGGCGAGCTCGACGCGCTCGTGGCCGACGGCGCCTCCCACCCCGAGGTGGCAATGGCGCCGGCGCCGCTCGGGCGCCCGATGATCTACACCTCGGGCACCACAGGCCAGCCGAAGGGGGTGTGGTCCGGTGTGCTCGACGACCAGGACGCCGCCGCGCTGCTGGCCGAGGAGCGCGACCAGTGGGGCTTCCGCGCCGACGACGTGCACCTGGTGGCGTCGCCGCTGCACCACTCGGCGCCCCTTCGCTTCGCCGCCGGCACCCTCCTGGCCGGAGGGACCGTCGTGCTCCCGGGCCACTTCACCGCCGAGGGTTTCCGTGCGGCGGTCACCGCCCACCGCCCGACCTCGGCGTTCCTGGTGCCGGCCCACCTCCAGCGCCTCTTCGCCCCCGACGCCCCGCCGCTCCCCGACCTGTCGTCGTTCCGCCTCGTGGCGCACGCCGGCGCCCCCTGCCCCACCCGCTTGAAGGAGCGGGCCCTCGAGGCCTTCCCCGAGGGCTCGCTGTGGGAGTTCTACGGCTCCACCGAGGCGCAGTTCACGGTGTGCTCCTCCGACGACTGGCGATCGCATCCGGGCACCGTCGGGCGGGCGCGGGCAGGGCGCCGCCTCTCCGTCGATGACGACGGCACCATCTGGTGCGACTCCCCACGCCACGCCCGCTTCGTCTACTGGAACGACCCAGCGAAGACCGCGGCGGCGTGGCGCGGTGACGCCTGCACGGTCGGCGACCTCGGTCGCCTCGACGACGAGGGCTACCTGTACCTCGAGGGGCGGCGCAGCGACCTCGTGATCACCGGCGGCGTGAACGTCTACCCGCTCGAGGTCGAGCGCGCCCTGCTCGAGCATCCGCAGGTGCACGAGGCCGCCGTGTTCGGCGTGCCCGACGAACGCTGGGGCCAGCGGGTGTGCGCCGCGGTGGTGGGCGAGCTCAGCCCCGCCGAGGTCGACGCGTGGCTGGGCGAGCGGGTGGCGCCCTTCAAGCGGCCCAAGACCGTCGTCGTCGTCGACGCCCTCCCCCGCAACTCGATGGGCAAGGTCCGGCGCAACCGCCTGGGCGCCGAGCTCGGGCTCGAGTAG
- a CDS encoding 5'/3'-nucleotidase SurE, which yields MRGRIGWTLAATVCVAALAVGCSSSDDGGSDDAASDTTEAAAETTTTAAPAETLDILVSNDDGFDAEGIDAVVEALIALPDTNVTVVAPAENQSGSGGNTTPGELTATEEETLSGYPVTAVQGFPADAVNYGLENVVEEPPDVVITGLNEGQNMGPIIDASGTVGAARAAAAQGIPALATSQGIDSEPFDYETGVTFMLEWVEENRDALVAGDAAVEVTNLNVPSCATGEARGVVEVPPAADMGDRDYNAADCTSTEEAPADDVGAFNVGLASIGVIPLEPAAG from the coding sequence ATGCGCGGACGGATCGGGTGGACGTTGGCGGCGACGGTGTGCGTGGCCGCGCTGGCCGTGGGGTGCAGCAGCAGCGACGACGGCGGCTCGGACGACGCCGCCTCGGACACCACCGAGGCCGCGGCCGAGACCACGACGACGGCGGCGCCGGCCGAGACGCTCGACATCCTCGTGTCCAACGACGACGGCTTCGACGCCGAGGGCATCGATGCGGTGGTCGAGGCGCTGATCGCCCTGCCCGACACCAACGTGACCGTGGTGGCGCCGGCCGAGAACCAGAGCGGCAGCGGGGGGAACACCACGCCAGGCGAGCTGACCGCCACCGAGGAGGAGACCCTCAGCGGCTACCCGGTCACCGCTGTGCAGGGCTTCCCCGCCGACGCCGTCAACTACGGGCTCGAGAACGTGGTGGAGGAGCCGCCGGACGTGGTCATCACCGGCCTGAACGAGGGCCAGAACATGGGCCCGATCATCGACGCCTCCGGGACCGTCGGTGCGGCTCGGGCGGCGGCGGCACAGGGCATCCCCGCCCTCGCCACGAGCCAGGGCATCGACTCCGAGCCGTTCGACTACGAGACCGGGGTCACGTTCATGCTCGAGTGGGTCGAGGAGAACCGCGACGCCCTCGTGGCCGGTGACGCCGCCGTCGAGGTGACCAACCTGAACGTCCCTTCGTGCGCCACCGGTGAGGCCCGGGGCGTCGTCGAGGTTCCGCCGGCCGCCGACATGGGGGACCGCGACTACAACGCCGCCGACTGCACCTCCACCGAGGAAGCGCCGGCCGACGACGTCGGCGCCTTCAACGTGGGCCTGGCCAGCATCGGGGTCATCCCGCTCGAGCCGGCCGCCGGCTAA